One window of the Alkalispirillum mobile genome contains the following:
- a CDS encoding metallophosphoesterase family protein: protein MTLDILAVGDLHLGRRPAGLPESVTLHHDPAELGPAAAWQRLVTAAIKHGVDAVLFAGDVVEREQDFFEAYGLLHTGVRRLVDAGIRVIGVSGNHDTAVLPRLAEELPGFELLGANGRWQTTRISGRNGSEVEVHGWSFTEAQRAVSPLAGHQFPPAPCPRIGLLHCDRDQSDSPYAPVSSAELAASGLDAWLLGHIHQPDALSAHSPSGYLGSVSALRRTETGPRGPWLYQFDGGGVASLQQWPLAPMQWYELSVDLGDLSDAADGRARLLTRVRELQEEARAQDWQPRLVGVRARLTGRTNLGGAVHEHLTGALRDNPLLPGPPGVFVDRIRLETLPELDLAQLAREASPAGLLAAQLLTLEAGPTDADWPGLIRDAREALAAEAGHKHWQDLEAVPLDDDAVADWLWQAGTATLDALLAQKAADA from the coding sequence ATGACGCTTGATATCCTCGCGGTGGGCGACCTCCACCTGGGCCGCCGCCCCGCCGGACTCCCCGAATCCGTCACCCTGCACCACGACCCCGCCGAGCTCGGCCCCGCCGCGGCCTGGCAGCGCCTCGTTACCGCCGCGATAAAGCATGGCGTGGATGCCGTGCTCTTCGCCGGCGATGTGGTGGAGCGGGAGCAGGACTTCTTCGAGGCCTACGGGCTGCTCCATACCGGCGTCCGGCGCCTGGTGGATGCCGGCATCCGCGTCATCGGTGTCAGCGGCAATCACGACACCGCGGTGCTCCCCCGCCTGGCGGAGGAACTCCCCGGCTTCGAGCTGCTCGGCGCCAATGGGCGGTGGCAGACCACCCGGATCAGTGGCCGCAACGGCAGCGAGGTGGAGGTCCACGGCTGGTCCTTTACGGAGGCGCAGCGCGCTGTCAGCCCCTTGGCCGGGCATCAGTTCCCACCGGCACCCTGCCCGAGAATCGGGCTGCTCCACTGCGACCGGGACCAGAGCGACAGCCCCTACGCCCCGGTCAGCTCGGCGGAGCTGGCTGCCAGCGGGCTGGACGCCTGGCTGCTTGGCCACATCCATCAACCCGATGCGCTCTCTGCCCACAGCCCCTCGGGCTACCTCGGTTCCGTCAGCGCCCTGCGCCGCACCGAAACCGGGCCCCGTGGCCCCTGGCTCTACCAGTTCGACGGCGGTGGTGTTGCCAGCCTGCAGCAGTGGCCGCTGGCACCGATGCAATGGTACGAATTAAGCGTGGATCTGGGAGACCTTTCCGATGCGGCCGATGGTCGCGCCCGGCTGCTCACGCGGGTCCGTGAACTGCAGGAAGAGGCCCGGGCCCAGGACTGGCAACCGCGCCTCGTGGGCGTGCGCGCGCGGCTCACCGGCCGCACGAACCTCGGCGGTGCGGTGCACGAGCACCTGACCGGGGCGCTGCGCGACAATCCCCTGCTGCCCGGCCCACCCGGTGTCTTTGTCGACCGCATCCGGCTGGAAACCCTGCCGGAGCTCGACCTGGCCCAGCTGGCCCGGGAGGCCAGCCCCGCCGGGCTACTGGCCGCACAACTTCTCACCCTCGAGGCCGGGCCGACCGACGCCGACTGGCCCGGCCTGATCCGGGACGCCCGGGAAGCCCTCGCAGCCGAGGCCGGGCACAAACACTGGCAAGACCTGGAAGCCGTCCCGCTGGACGACGACGCCGTGGCGGACTGGCTCTGGCAGGCCGGCACCGCCACCCTGGACGCCCTGCTCGCCCAGAAGGCCGCCGACGCATGA
- a CDS encoding peroxiredoxin, translating into MTEEVQEQQEPVLAMPQLNKPAPEWEAQTTHGPKKLSDYRGKWVVLFSHPADFTPVCTTEFMAFAERSEDFKALNTELVGLSIDGIHAHVAWVRSIKENFGVDINFPIIADLNMKVANAYGMVQPGASDTSAVRATFFIDPEGILRAMIYYPMTNGRSIDEALRLVKSLQTSQEHGVATPEGWQPGDKVIVPPPATVEDAEARKDQGYDYVDWYFCKKQL; encoded by the coding sequence ATGACTGAAGAAGTTCAAGAGCAGCAAGAGCCCGTACTCGCCATGCCCCAGCTCAACAAGCCGGCCCCGGAGTGGGAGGCCCAGACCACCCACGGTCCGAAGAAGCTGAGCGACTACCGTGGCAAGTGGGTCGTGCTGTTCTCCCATCCGGCCGACTTCACCCCGGTCTGCACCACCGAGTTCATGGCCTTCGCCGAGCGGTCCGAGGATTTCAAGGCCCTGAACACCGAGCTGGTGGGGCTGTCCATCGACGGTATCCATGCCCACGTCGCCTGGGTGCGCAGCATCAAGGAGAACTTCGGCGTTGACATCAACTTCCCGATCATCGCCGACCTGAACATGAAGGTCGCCAATGCGTACGGGATGGTGCAGCCGGGTGCCAGCGACACCTCCGCGGTCCGTGCCACCTTCTTCATCGACCCCGAGGGCATCCTGCGGGCGATGATTTACTACCCGATGACCAACGGTCGCTCCATCGACGAGGCGCTGCGCCTGGTCAAGAGCCTGCAGACCTCCCAGGAGCACGGCGTGGCCACTCCCGAGGGCTGGCAGCCGGGTGACAAGGTCATCGTGCCCCCGCCGGCCACGGTCGAGGATGCCGAGGCCCGCAAGGATCAGGGCTACGACTACGTGGACTGGTACTTCTGCAAAAAGCAGCTGTAA
- a CDS encoding 6-pyruvoyl trahydropterin synthase family protein, which produces MSSFTVTRRLEIDAAHRIPDHGSRCRHLHGHRYVVEAACGNPDLHESGEERGMVLDFGFLKEEMLAVIDGPCDHGLLLSVDDQTLLEMLAGGSEQPAEWLAGLRQAVAANGFAEACDPSLGGKLYLLPGPPTAEVLARHWFQRLAPRVQQRSQGHADLLEVTVWETPNCWARYRP; this is translated from the coding sequence GTGAGCAGCTTTACCGTCACCCGTCGCCTGGAAATCGACGCCGCCCACCGCATTCCCGACCACGGCTCCCGCTGCCGGCACCTGCACGGCCACCGCTACGTGGTGGAGGCGGCCTGCGGCAACCCGGACCTGCACGAGAGCGGCGAAGAGCGCGGCATGGTGCTGGATTTCGGGTTCCTGAAGGAGGAAATGCTTGCGGTGATCGATGGGCCGTGTGACCACGGGCTGCTGCTGTCGGTGGATGACCAGACCCTGTTGGAGATGCTCGCCGGCGGCAGTGAGCAGCCAGCGGAGTGGCTGGCAGGGCTTCGCCAGGCGGTGGCGGCCAACGGGTTTGCCGAGGCTTGCGATCCGTCGCTGGGGGGCAAGCTCTACCTGCTGCCGGGGCCGCCAACGGCGGAGGTGCTGGCGCGGCACTGGTTTCAGCGCCTGGCCCCCAGGGTGCAACAGCGCAGCCAGGGGCACGCGGACCTTTTGGAGGTCACCGTATGGGAGACGCCCAACTGCTGGGCGCGCTACCGCCCCTGA
- the ispB gene encoding octaprenyl diphosphate synthase produces MDIDAIRNLAAEDMAAVNRLIQERLSSEVVLINQMGNYIVSSGGKRLRPLLVLLAARAAGYSGDQHIKLAAVVEFIHTATLLHDDVVDESTLRRGQGTANSIWGNEAAVLVGDFLYTRSFEMMVEVGLLPIMQVMARTTNTIAEGEVMQLLNCHDPDVTQARYRDVIYRKTASLFEAACCLGGTVAGLPQAQTDALSAYGLHLGTAYQLVDDALDYAGKAEEIGKNIGDDLAEGKPTMPLIHAMGKGSDEEREVIREAISEGGMSRIEAVQQAIENTGAIPYTLRLARDEAEKAVESIASLPSSEWKTALVELARLSVARTY; encoded by the coding sequence ATGGACATCGATGCAATCCGGAACCTGGCAGCTGAAGACATGGCTGCCGTCAACCGCCTGATCCAGGAGCGCCTGAGTTCCGAGGTGGTGCTCATCAATCAGATGGGCAACTACATCGTCAGCAGCGGCGGCAAGCGGCTGCGCCCATTGCTCGTCCTGCTGGCCGCCCGCGCCGCCGGATACAGCGGTGACCAGCACATCAAACTGGCCGCCGTGGTCGAGTTCATCCACACCGCCACCCTGCTGCATGACGACGTCGTCGACGAGTCCACCCTCCGCCGCGGCCAAGGCACCGCCAACAGCATCTGGGGCAACGAAGCCGCCGTGCTGGTGGGCGATTTCCTCTACACCCGCTCCTTCGAGATGATGGTCGAGGTGGGCCTGCTGCCGATCATGCAGGTCATGGCCCGCACCACCAACACCATCGCGGAGGGCGAGGTCATGCAGTTGCTCAACTGCCACGACCCCGACGTGACCCAGGCGCGCTACCGCGACGTCATCTACCGCAAGACCGCATCGCTATTCGAGGCGGCCTGCTGCCTGGGGGGCACGGTGGCGGGACTGCCGCAGGCGCAGACCGATGCCCTGTCCGCCTACGGGCTGCACCTGGGTACCGCCTACCAGCTGGTGGACGACGCGCTGGACTACGCCGGCAAGGCCGAGGAGATCGGCAAGAACATCGGCGATGACCTGGCCGAGGGCAAGCCCACCATGCCGCTGATCCACGCCATGGGCAAAGGCTCGGACGAGGAGCGCGAGGTCATTCGGGAGGCGATCAGCGAGGGCGGCATGTCCCGCATTGAGGCGGTGCAGCAGGCCATTGAAAACACCGGCGCCATTCCTTATACTCTGCGCCTCGCTCGGGACGAAGCAGAGAAAGCGGTGGAGAGCATTGCATCGCTGCCGTCGTCCGAGTGGAAGACAGCGCTGGTGGAATTGGCCCGCTTGAGTGTGGCCCGAACCTACTAG
- a CDS encoding universal stress protein, which translates to MYHRILVPVDLAHVGALERALNVAGDMAQHYEAEICYVSVTPGTPGRVARSPKEYEEKLKVFAQEQGQRHGRPVSTKVYVSADPVADLEDLLVKSVKDVGADLVVMGTHLPRKLDAIMPSHGGKVARQTDVSVFLVRPSRA; encoded by the coding sequence ATGTACCACCGCATTCTCGTCCCGGTGGACTTGGCCCACGTGGGGGCGCTGGAGCGCGCCCTGAACGTCGCCGGCGACATGGCGCAGCACTACGAAGCCGAGATCTGCTACGTCAGCGTCACCCCGGGTACGCCCGGGCGGGTGGCACGGTCGCCCAAGGAGTATGAGGAAAAACTCAAGGTGTTCGCCCAGGAGCAGGGGCAGCGCCACGGGCGTCCGGTGAGCACCAAGGTGTATGTCAGCGCCGACCCGGTGGCCGACCTGGAGGACCTGCTGGTCAAGAGCGTCAAGGACGTGGGGGCCGACCTGGTGGTAATGGGGACCCATCTGCCGCGCAAGCTCGATGCCATCATGCCCTCCCATGGCGGCAAGGTGGCCAGGCAGACCGACGTCTCGGTCTTTCTGGTGCGCCCCTCCCGAGCCTGA
- a CDS encoding BCCT family transporter, whose amino-acid sequence MPVVKDNETPSSDEHAGVGVPAPEGAANLIDTDYVIGQDNVTGQIRLNLDIHGKVFAISALVTVLFVVITLAAQDQVAPMFEGLRDWLTGNMSWFFLTAGNIFVLLCLGLIFSPLGRVRIGGAEATPDFSYLGWLSMLFAAGMGIGLMFFGVAEPLGHFDAALGGITTENGVRTDWAPLGGAEGDEAAAATLGMAATIYHWGLHPWAIYSVVALALAIFSFNKGLPLTVRSIFYPLLGERIWGWPGHLIDMLAVFATLFGLATSLGIGAQQAAAGLSHLFGVPEGNLTMVLLILGITAVAIVSIMAGVDKGVKRLSEINMVFAALLMFFVIFVGPTLLIFTSFFQNLMAYVVNLPAFSMPFGREDENFSQGWTAFYWAWWISWSPFVGMFIARVSRGRSVREFLLAVLLVPSLVSVLWMSAFGGAALDQVMNQGFEGALGAATELQLFIMLGELPLAQITSFIGILLVVVFFITSSDSGSLVIDTITAGGKVDAPKPQRVFWAIIEALIAIALLVGGGLAALQAMAVSTGLPFTLVLLVGCYAIIKGLMSEPRGLPEIEPKEEGVK is encoded by the coding sequence ATGCCTGTGGTAAAGGATAACGAGACACCTTCGTCCGACGAACACGCCGGTGTGGGTGTGCCCGCCCCCGAAGGGGCTGCCAATCTGATCGACACCGATTACGTCATCGGTCAGGACAACGTCACCGGCCAGATCCGCCTTAATCTCGACATCCACGGCAAGGTGTTTGCCATCTCGGCACTGGTCACTGTGCTTTTCGTGGTGATCACCCTTGCGGCGCAGGACCAGGTGGCCCCGATGTTCGAGGGGCTCAGGGACTGGCTGACCGGCAACATGTCCTGGTTCTTCCTGACGGCGGGTAACATCTTTGTGCTGCTCTGCCTGGGGTTGATTTTCTCGCCACTGGGCAGGGTCCGAATAGGGGGTGCGGAGGCCACGCCCGACTTTTCCTACCTGGGCTGGCTCTCCATGCTCTTTGCCGCGGGTATGGGCATCGGCCTGATGTTCTTCGGTGTGGCGGAGCCTCTGGGGCACTTTGACGCGGCTCTCGGCGGTATAACCACTGAGAACGGGGTCCGCACGGACTGGGCGCCGCTGGGAGGCGCCGAGGGTGATGAGGCGGCAGCAGCCACCCTGGGGATGGCCGCCACCATCTACCACTGGGGGCTGCACCCTTGGGCGATCTACTCAGTGGTGGCACTGGCGCTGGCAATCTTCTCCTTCAACAAGGGGTTGCCGCTTACCGTGCGCTCCATCTTCTACCCGCTGCTGGGCGAGCGCATCTGGGGGTGGCCCGGGCACCTGATCGACATGCTGGCCGTCTTTGCCACGCTGTTCGGGCTGGCCACCTCGCTCGGTATCGGTGCGCAGCAGGCGGCCGCGGGCCTCAGCCATCTGTTCGGTGTGCCCGAGGGCAACCTCACCATGGTGCTGCTGATCCTCGGCATCACCGCCGTGGCGATCGTGTCGATTATGGCTGGCGTGGACAAGGGCGTTAAGCGGCTGTCGGAGATCAACATGGTCTTCGCCGCCCTGCTGATGTTCTTCGTCATTTTCGTGGGGCCGACCCTGCTGATCTTCACGAGCTTCTTCCAGAACCTGATGGCCTACGTGGTCAACCTGCCGGCCTTCTCCATGCCCTTCGGGCGGGAGGATGAGAACTTCAGCCAGGGCTGGACGGCCTTCTACTGGGCCTGGTGGATCAGCTGGTCGCCCTTCGTCGGCATGTTCATCGCCCGGGTCAGCCGGGGGCGCAGCGTCCGGGAATTCCTGCTGGCCGTGCTGCTGGTGCCCTCGCTGGTGTCGGTGCTGTGGATGAGCGCCTTCGGCGGCGCCGCGTTGGACCAGGTGATGAACCAGGGCTTCGAAGGCGCGCTCGGTGCGGCTACTGAACTGCAGCTGTTCATCATGCTGGGTGAGTTGCCGTTGGCGCAGATCACCTCCTTCATTGGCATTCTGCTGGTGGTGGTTTTCTTTATCACCTCATCCGACTCCGGCTCTCTGGTGATCGACACCATTACGGCCGGGGGCAAGGTCGATGCGCCCAAGCCGCAGCGGGTGTTCTGGGCGATCATCGAGGCCCTGATCGCTATCGCGCTGCTGGTCGGCGGTGGTCTTGCGGCCCTGCAGGCCATGGCAGTGTCCACCGGGTTGCCGTTCACGCTGGTGCTGCTGGTGGGCTGCTACGCCATCATCAAGGGGCTGATGAGTGAGCCGCGCGGGCTGCCCGAGATCGAGCCCAAGGAGGAGGGCGTGAAGTAA
- a CDS encoding 3'-5' exonuclease: MLSFRLNSTAADEWPAYMAERARQARDPRLQAYFQAWRTTAETPVGEAPLVALDMETTGLDPDRHAMLSIGLVPFTLQRIHLPQRRHWLLRPPRPLLRESIPLHGITHSDLEGAPDLGEVLDDVLTALAGRVPVVHFRNIERRFLDAGVRARLGEPLLFPLIDTMELEARRHRQSGWSRLRRLFGARPVPIRLHDSRLRYGLPAYQSHNAVNDALATAELLQAQIARHYSPETPLSALWS; encoded by the coding sequence ATGCTTTCATTCCGACTCAACAGCACCGCGGCTGACGAATGGCCCGCCTACATGGCGGAACGTGCGCGGCAGGCCCGCGACCCCCGCCTACAGGCCTACTTCCAGGCCTGGCGCACCACCGCGGAGACCCCGGTGGGCGAGGCGCCGCTGGTGGCCCTGGACATGGAGACCACCGGTCTGGACCCCGACCGGCACGCCATGCTGAGCATCGGGCTGGTGCCCTTCACCCTACAGCGCATCCACCTGCCGCAACGACGCCACTGGCTGCTTCGACCGCCCAGACCACTGCTGCGGGAATCCATCCCCCTGCACGGCATCACCCACTCCGATCTGGAGGGGGCGCCGGACCTGGGCGAGGTACTGGACGACGTCCTCACCGCCCTGGCAGGTCGCGTGCCTGTGGTCCACTTCCGCAACATCGAGCGGCGTTTCCTCGATGCGGGGGTTCGGGCGCGACTGGGTGAGCCGCTGCTCTTCCCGCTGATCGACACCATGGAGCTGGAGGCGCGCCGCCACCGCCAGTCAGGCTGGTCGCGGCTGCGCCGGCTTTTTGGGGCGCGCCCGGTCCCCATCCGCTTGCACGACAGCCGGCTGCGTTACGGTCTGCCCGCCTACCAATCACACAACGCCGTGAACGACGCCCTGGCCACTGCCGAGCTTTTGCAGGCGCAGATCGCCCGCCACTACTCGCCGGAAACGCCTTTGAGCGCACTCTGGAGTTGA
- a CDS encoding DUF294 nucleotidyltransferase-like domain-containing protein, translated as MDIESLEVRQHMGRFPPFDNLSDELLDSVADSVEVAYFKAGSDILELDSEINDLHYIRSGAVDVSRRNGTLYDRLGEGDIFGHFALLRDQRVRFPAKAIEDTLIYYVPRATFMRLCDADETFADFVELEKPRLESTVEKQHDHSSLTTRVRKLIARSPLLLDENSSVQEAARLIREEQNPSVLILGDAEEDNPDQLLVPYNGGRRRLVGLITDSDFRNRVVAEGLPPETPVGQVASTDLITIQSDETVQEATLCMLRNNIHHLPVLHRRRPVGLLHLSDILRHETHSSLYLVDSIYRAQSPKHLTRLRRDARETFVRMEGEGANSQMIGSAQSAIGRSFTRRLLELAEEQLGPPPVPYCFMVLGSMARNEQTIVTDQDNALVLDDRFDPEAHDEYFAELAKQVSDGLAELGYTYCKGGIMATNPRWRQPLKQWKAYFRDWIQEPNAERLLHSSIFFDLDSAYGEEVFVEQLQELLASLAPRQERFLAALARNALNRTPPLGFWRDFVMETDGKQNKIINIKGRGTAPMVDLVRVHALACGSTAQNTFDRLDDISKTTLLPRGVGDKLRYAFEFISMVRIRHQVADIHDERPPDNYIEPENLSDSERHNLKDAFQVLSNAQRFLRFRYPLA; from the coding sequence ATGGACATCGAATCCCTGGAAGTCAGGCAACACATGGGGCGTTTCCCGCCCTTCGATAACCTCTCCGACGAGCTGCTGGACTCGGTGGCGGACTCGGTGGAGGTGGCCTACTTCAAGGCCGGCAGCGACATCCTCGAGCTGGACAGCGAGATCAACGACCTGCACTACATCCGCAGCGGTGCAGTGGATGTCTCCCGGCGGAACGGCACGCTCTACGACCGCCTGGGCGAGGGCGACATCTTCGGGCATTTCGCCCTGCTCCGCGACCAGCGGGTGCGCTTTCCGGCCAAGGCTATCGAGGACACGCTCATCTACTACGTCCCGCGCGCGACCTTCATGCGGCTGTGCGATGCGGACGAAACCTTCGCCGATTTCGTGGAACTGGAGAAGCCGCGGCTGGAATCCACGGTGGAGAAGCAGCACGACCACTCCAGCCTGACCACCCGGGTCCGCAAACTGATCGCGCGCAGCCCACTCCTGCTGGACGAGAACAGCAGCGTGCAGGAGGCGGCCAGGCTGATCCGCGAAGAGCAGAACCCCTCGGTGCTGATCCTGGGCGACGCCGAGGAGGACAACCCGGACCAGCTGCTGGTGCCCTACAACGGGGGTCGCCGCCGGTTGGTCGGGCTGATCACCGACAGCGACTTCCGCAACCGGGTGGTGGCCGAGGGACTGCCGCCGGAGACCCCGGTAGGCCAGGTGGCCAGCACCGACCTGATCACCATCCAGTCCGACGAGACCGTGCAGGAAGCCACCCTCTGCATGCTTCGCAACAACATCCACCACCTGCCGGTGCTGCACCGGCGTCGCCCGGTGGGCCTGCTGCACCTGTCCGACATCCTGCGGCACGAGACCCACAGCAGCCTCTACCTGGTGGACAGCATCTACCGCGCCCAGAGCCCCAAGCACCTGACCCGGCTCCGCCGTGACGCCCGCGAGACCTTCGTGCGCATGGAGGGCGAGGGCGCAAACTCCCAGATGATCGGCAGCGCCCAGTCCGCCATCGGGCGCAGCTTCACCCGTCGCCTGCTGGAGCTGGCCGAGGAGCAGCTGGGCCCGCCCCCGGTGCCCTACTGCTTCATGGTACTGGGCTCGATGGCCCGCAATGAACAGACCATCGTCACCGACCAGGACAACGCCCTGGTCCTGGATGACCGCTTCGACCCCGAGGCGCACGACGAGTACTTCGCGGAACTGGCAAAGCAGGTCTCCGACGGCCTGGCCGAGTTGGGGTACACCTACTGCAAGGGCGGCATCATGGCCACCAACCCCCGGTGGCGCCAGCCCCTCAAGCAGTGGAAGGCCTACTTCCGGGACTGGATACAGGAACCCAACGCCGAGCGCCTGCTGCACAGCTCAATCTTTTTCGACCTGGACAGCGCCTACGGGGAGGAAGTCTTTGTCGAGCAGCTACAGGAACTACTGGCAAGCTTGGCTCCGCGCCAAGAGCGCTTCCTGGCGGCACTCGCCCGCAATGCGCTGAACCGCACGCCGCCCCTGGGGTTCTGGCGCGATTTCGTCATGGAGACGGACGGCAAGCAAAACAAGATCATCAACATCAAGGGGCGGGGCACCGCGCCCATGGTGGACCTGGTGCGGGTGCACGCCCTGGCCTGCGGCTCCACGGCCCAGAACACCTTCGACCGGCTGGACGACATCAGCAAGACGACCCTGCTGCCCAGGGGCGTGGGCGACAAGCTGCGCTACGCCTTCGAGTTCATCTCCATGGTCCGCATCCGCCACCAGGTGGCGGACATCCACGACGAGCGCCCACCGGATAACTACATCGAGCCGGAGAACCTCTCCGACAGTGAGCGGCACAACCTCAAGGACGCCTTCCAGGTGCTCAGCAACGCGCAGCGCTTCCTGCGCTTTCGCTACCCGTTGGCCTGA
- the rplU gene encoding 50S ribosomal protein L21: MYAVIKTGGKQYKVSEGDVLRVEKLAGEPGASVEFDQVLMVGEGDDVKVGAPTVDGSKVTAEVLDQGRARKIEIQKFKRRKQYRRFAGHRQQFTEVKITGIAAG; this comes from the coding sequence ATGTACGCCGTTATCAAGACCGGAGGCAAGCAGTACAAGGTCTCCGAGGGAGACGTCCTGCGTGTCGAGAAGCTCGCCGGTGAGCCGGGTGCTTCCGTGGAGTTCGACCAGGTTCTGATGGTCGGCGAGGGCGACGACGTGAAAGTCGGCGCGCCCACCGTGGACGGCAGCAAGGTCACCGCTGAGGTGCTGGATCAGGGCCGTGCCCGCAAGATCGAGATCCAGAAGTTCAAGCGCCGCAAGCAGTATCGTCGCTTCGCCGGTCATCGGCAGCAGTTCACCGAGGTCAAGATCACCGGCATCGCCGCCGGCTGA
- the rpmA gene encoding 50S ribosomal protein L27 has protein sequence MAHKKAGGSTRNGRDSESKRLGVKRFGGQNVLAGNILVRQRGTHFHPGENVGLGHDHTLFAKADGEVVFERKGPRNRRYVSVRTVQ, from the coding sequence ATGGCACATAAGAAGGCAGGCGGCAGCACTCGCAACGGCCGCGACTCAGAGAGTAAACGTCTTGGCGTGAAGCGCTTTGGCGGTCAGAACGTGCTGGCCGGCAACATCCTGGTGCGTCAGCGCGGTACCCATTTCCACCCCGGCGAGAACGTCGGTCTGGGCCATGACCACACCCTGTTCGCCAAGGCGGACGGCGAGGTGGTCTTCGAGCGCAAGGGTCCGCGCAACCGCCGCTACGTCAGCGTGCGCACCGTGCAGTAA
- the cgtA gene encoding Obg family GTPase CgtA has translation MKFVDEASIRVEGGDGGDGCASFRREKYIPRGGPDGGDGGNGGSVWLRADEGLNTLADFRHERKFSAQRGENGMGKQRYGKSGQDIEIAVPVGTLVSDADTGELIGELLEHGQRILVARGGKGGLGNVHFKSSTNRAPRQHTSGTKADRRNLQMELRLLADVGLLGMPNAGKSTLIRAVSSARPRVADYPFTTLYPNLGVVSVGAARSFVVADIPGLIEGAAEGAGLGIQFLKHLDRTRLILHVIDAVPMDPAQDPVADADTIVRELARYSEALAQKERWVVLNKLDLLPEADREAHARALLERLEWEGPVYRISALSGEGTTPLVQDVMNRLEAMDEEAREAEEVAMRQTKDGEGDPA, from the coding sequence ATGAAGTTTGTCGATGAAGCGAGCATCCGGGTCGAGGGGGGTGATGGGGGCGATGGCTGCGCCAGCTTCCGCCGGGAGAAGTACATTCCGCGCGGCGGGCCCGACGGGGGCGACGGCGGTAATGGCGGCAGCGTCTGGCTGCGGGCCGACGAGGGGCTGAACACCCTGGCCGACTTTCGCCATGAACGGAAGTTCTCCGCCCAGCGGGGCGAGAACGGCATGGGCAAGCAGCGCTACGGTAAAAGCGGTCAGGACATCGAGATCGCTGTGCCGGTGGGTACGCTGGTGAGCGACGCCGACACCGGTGAGCTGATCGGCGAGCTGCTGGAGCACGGTCAGCGCATTCTGGTTGCCCGGGGCGGCAAGGGCGGGCTGGGCAACGTCCATTTCAAGAGCTCCACCAACCGGGCCCCGCGGCAGCACACCTCCGGCACCAAGGCGGACCGTCGCAACCTGCAAATGGAGCTGCGCCTGCTCGCGGACGTGGGCCTGCTGGGCATGCCCAATGCCGGCAAGTCGACCCTGATCCGCGCCGTCTCCTCGGCACGCCCGCGGGTGGCGGATTACCCCTTCACCACCCTGTACCCCAATCTGGGTGTGGTCAGCGTGGGCGCCGCGCGCAGTTTCGTGGTGGCCGATATCCCCGGTCTGATCGAGGGGGCGGCCGAAGGTGCCGGTCTGGGCATCCAGTTCCTGAAGCACCTGGACCGCACCCGCCTGATCCTGCACGTCATCGACGCCGTGCCCATGGACCCGGCGCAGGACCCGGTGGCCGATGCCGACACCATTGTCCGGGAGCTGGCGCGCTACAGCGAGGCCTTGGCGCAAAAGGAGCGCTGGGTGGTGCTGAACAAGCTGGACCTGCTTCCCGAGGCTGACCGCGAGGCGCATGCACGGGCGTTGCTCGAACGGCTGGAATGGGAAGGTCCGGTTTACCGGATATCGGCCCTCTCCGGTGAGGGCACAACCCCGCTGGTGCAGGACGTGATGAACCGGCTGGAGGCCATGGACGAGGAGGCGCGCGAGGCCGAGGAGGTGGCGATGCGCCAGACAAAGGACGGGGAGGGCGACCCGGCATGA